Proteins found in one Hevea brasiliensis isolate MT/VB/25A 57/8 chromosome 18, ASM3005281v1, whole genome shotgun sequence genomic segment:
- the LOC110673610 gene encoding magnesium-chelatase subunit ChlI, chloroplastic: MASILGTSSPTILGSRPFSSCLARPSIASLSLTTEQGCGKRYCGIQGKKGRSQFHVAVTNVATDVSSAVEKLAAKESQRPVYPFAAIVGQDEMKLCLLLNVIDPKIGGVMIMGDRGTGKSTTVRSLVDLLPEIKVVFGDPYNSDPGDPESMGVEVRESIMKGEELQVVLAKINMVDLPLGATEDRVCGTIDIEKALTEGVKAFEPGLLAKANRGILYVDEVNLLDDHLVDVLLDSAASGWNTVEREGISISHPARFILIGSGNPEEGELRPQLLDRFGMHAQVGTVKDAELRVKIVEERARFDKNPKEFRDSYKAEQEKLQQQIASARTSLSCVQIDHDLKVKISKVCAELNVDGLRGDIVTNRAAKALAALKGRDNVTAEDIATVIPNCLRHRLRKDPLESIDSGLLVIEKFYEVFS; the protein is encoded by the exons ATGGCATCCATACTGGGAACTTCTTCCCCAACAATTTTGGGGTCTAGGCCCTTCTCCTCTTGCCTAGCCAGGCCTTCCATTGCCTCTCTCTCCCTAACCACAG AGCAGGGTTGTGGGAAGAGGTATTGTGGGATTCAGGGCAAAAAAGGGAGGTCCCAGTTCCATGTTGCGGTTACCAATGTCGCGACTGACGTTAGCTCCGCTGTGGAG AAACTTGCTGCTAAGGAAAGTCAGAGGCCAGTGTATCCATTTGCTGCTATAGTAGGACAGGATGAGATGAAACTGTGCCTTCTGTTAAATGTGATTGATCCCAAGATTGGAGGTGTCATGATTATGGGTGATAGAGGAACAGGGAAGTCTACTACTGTTAGGTCCCTGGTGGATTTACTTCCTGAAATTAAGGTAGTTTTCGGTGATCCTTATAACTCAGATCCAGGAGATCCAGAGTCCATGGGTGTAGAAGTCAGGGAGAGCATCATGAAAGGGGAGGAGCTTCAAGTTGTGCTTGCCAAGATTAATATGGTTGATTTGCCGTTAGGTGCTACAGAGGATAGGGTTTGCGGTACAATTGACATTGAAAAGGCTCTCACAGAGGGTGTCAAGGCATTTGAGCCTGGCCTTCTTGCTAAAGCTAATAGAGGGATTCTTTATGTGGATGAAGTTAACCTTTTGGATGACCACTTAGTGGATGTTCTTTTGGATTCTGCTGCCTCAGGATGGAACACTGTGGAAAGAGAGGGTATTTCAATTTCACATCCTGCACGGTTTATTTTGATTGGCTCTGGCAATCCTGAAGAGGGGGAGCTCAGGCCACAGCTACTTGATAGATTTGGGATGCATGCACAAGTAGGAACAGTGAAAGATGCAGAGCTCAGAGTGAAGATAGTGGAAGAAAGAGCTCGGTTTGATAAAAACCCAAAAGAATTCCGTGATTCTTACAAGGCAGAGCAAGAGAAGCTACAGCAACAGATTGCTTCAGCTAGAACTTCTCTTTCTTGTGTGCAGATAGATCATGATCTCAAGGTAAAAATCTCCAAGGTTTGTGCAGAGCTGAATGTGGATGGATTGAGAGGGGACATTGTGACTAACAGAGCTGCAAAAGCTCTTGCTGCTCTGAAGGGTAGAGATAATGTCACAGCAGAGGATATTGCTACTGTCATCCCCAACTGTTTAAGACACCGTCTTAGGAAGGATCCATTGGAGTCAATTGACTCAGGTTTACTTGTCATTGAGAAATTCTATGAAGTTTTTAGTTGA
- the LOC110673627 gene encoding 3'-N-debenzoyl-2'-deoxytaxol N-benzoyltransferase — MQVNIKETTPIRPSPSPLSQDHVLPLSSLDIDRNMNVTFRYLRVYVNNEAATTNNTKNPFNVIAAALSSALVHYYPLAGTLRRRHEDSRFEVFCSGDQGVPLINATVNCTLESLNYLDDPDYDFVEQLVPDPSPDDGLVNPCILQITMFECGGYTLGAAIHHALCDGLGATQFFNVMAELARGADLISIEPVWDRTTLLSPRDPPQTDGAIREFLGLEKGSEPYGQAVGKVARACFNVKDEWLDLFKKVLLQKSGSNFTTFEALGAFLWRAKVKASGVAGDEVVKFTYAMNIRRLVKPPLPAGYWGNGCVPMYAQLLAKELLEQPIWKTAEVIKKSKINATNEYVRSFVDFQEVHYADGITAGNRVSGFTDWRHLGHSTVDFGWGGPVTVLPLSRKLLGSVEPCFFLPYSSANAGKKDGFKVLVTMQETALPAFKKEMEKFSNQDFEL, encoded by the exons ATGCAAGTTAATATCAAAGAAACTACTCCAATTCGTCCTTCTCCTTCTCCCTTATCTCAAGACCATGTTCTTCCACTCTCCTCTCTCGATATTGACCGCAACATGAACGTTACCTTCCGTTATCTTCGCGTATATGTAAACAACGAGGCCGCCACCACCAACAACACTAAGAACCCCTTTAATGTAATCGCCGCCGCCCTTTCTTCCGCTCTCGTCCACTACTACCCTCTTGCCGGCACTCTCCGCCGCCGACATGAAGACAGCCGCTTTGAGGTATTCTGCTCCGGGGACCAAGGTGTGCCTCTCATCAATGCCACGGTCAACTGCACGCTGGAATCCCTCAATTATCTTGATGACCCGGACTATGATTTCGTGGAGCAGTTGGTGCCCGACCCGAGTCCGGATGATGGGCTGGTCAACCCGTGCATACTCCAAATCACAATGTTTGAGTGCGGTGGGTATACCCTGGGAGCTGCAATACACCATGCCTTGTGTGATGGGCTTGGAGCCACCCAGTTTTTTAATGTCATGGCGGAGTTGGCTCGCGGGGCGGACCTGATTTCGATTGAACCGGTGTGGGACAGGACGACTTTGTTGAGCCCGAGGGACCCACCCCAGACTGATGGAGCGATAAGGGAGTTTTTGGGGTTGGAGAAAGGGTCTGAACCGTACGGTCAGGCGGTTGGTAAGGTTGCTAGGGCGTGTTTCAATGTAAAGGATGAGTGGTTGGATCTGTTCAAGAAAGTGCTGCTTCAGAAGAGTGGCTCAAATTTCACCACGTTTGAAGCTTTGGGTGCATTCTTATGGCGGGCCAA GGTCAAAGCCTCAGGAGTTGCTGGTGATGAGGTTGTGAAGTTTACATATGCAATGAATATACGAAGACTGGTAAAGCCACCGTTGCCTGCAGGCTACTGGGGCAATGGCTGTGTTCCAATGTATGCACAGCTTCTTGCTAAAGAGCTACTAGAGCAACCCATTTGGAAAACAGCAGAGGTGATCAAGAAGAGTAAAATTAATGCCACCAATGAATATGTCCGATCATTTGTCGACTTCCAAGAAGTGCATTATGCAGATGGTATCACAGCAGGAAACAGAGTGAGTGGATTCACAGATTGGAGACACCTGGGCCATTCAACTGTGGATTTCGGGTGGGGAGGTCCAGTTACTGTCTTGCCTCTTTCAAGGAAACTACTTGGAAGTGTTGAGCCTTGCTTTTTCTTGCCTTACTCATCAGCAAATGCAGGCAAGAAAGATGGGTTCAAGGTGCTGGTGACCATGCAAGAAACTGCCTTGCCTGCTTTCAAGAAAGAGATGGAGAAATTTAGCAACCAAGACTTCGAGCTGTGA